ACATATACAAATATAAAGGATTATTCCGACATATAGTCAAGAACAATCCTTAAAAGTTTAAGCTAAAAGACATGTTTTATATCATATTGCAAGAAAAATCAGTTATTAAAAGAGATTCTCACCCCTAAAATCTGATGCTCTTTTAAATGAAATCCCTCAACTCTTCCTGCAATTTCTGCCGTGTAAAGAATATGCGGCTCTTTACTGTTCCAAGTGGCAAACCGAGGCGTTCTGCTATTTCCCGATACTTAAAACCTGAAATATGCATAGAGAAAGGAACTTTATAGTCACGCGGCAAAGAGTTTACAATGTGGTGCATTTCTTTCAGGTCATAGGCACTTTCCGTACTTGCAAATCCGGAATCTTGCGGCATACTTAAATGATACAGGTTGTCAGTCTGATCAACAAATGTCTGCTCACGCACTATTTTCCGATAATTATTGATAAAGATATTACGCATTATAGTGTACATCCATCCTCTGAAGTTAGTGTCAGGTTGAAATTTATCTTCGTTGTCCAATGCTTTCAGAGAGGTTTCCTGCAACAAATCATTCGCTTCTTCCCGGTCGGCAGTCAACTTGTATGCAAAGCGGAGCAGTTCTTCTTGTACTGCAAGTAAATCTTTTCTAAAACTGTAAGTATTCATACTCTGCTTCTTTTTTTAATGATTATTAATGGCTTAGGTTTCTGATTGCAAGTATAAAGAAGATTATAGAATTTGACGGATGGAATATAATTTTTATTAGGGGTGAAAACTGTCAATTGATAATTTGCACCCCCTTTTTTGATAGTTCTCAGGTACTATTTTCAGTAAAATACTATCTTTTTCCGAGATTTCCGTAAGTTCTTTTGTGATTTTTTTATAGATTTGCCTACGCATATAAGAAAAACACTTTTATGCCATAAAAACACTTTATTTCATGAAATCATTCAAGTTAAAACCAATCCTTCTGTTGGCTGCCTTTGCCATTTCCCTCCCCTCTTTCGGGCAAGGACTAAAGGCTTTCAAATTGAAAAACGGTCTTTCCGTATATATATGGGAAGACAATACGAAATCAGACGTGTATGGCGCCGTTGGCGTGCGCACCGGAGCAGTAAACGATCCGGCCGAATACACCGGGCTTGCACACTATCTGGAGCATGTAATGTTTAAAGGTACAGACAAAATCGGTACGCTTGACTGGGCTGCCGAAGAGCCTATTTATAAGAGAATCATTGCCAAATATGATGAAATGGCCGATGAAACCGATCCGATAAAGAAAGAAGTCATCGGAAAAGAAATCAACGAACTGACCATTGAAGCCGGTAAAGTCAGCGTATCCAATGAATTTTCCAACCTGATGGAAAGTATGGGAGCCAAAGGATTGAATGCCGGAACAAGTTATGACTATACAATCTATTACAACTCATTTCCTGCCTTCCAAATCAACAAATGGCTGGAAATTTCTTCAAATCGCTTCATCAATCCTGTATTCCGCACTTTCCAATCCGAACTGGAAACCGTATATGAAGAATACAACCGTGGTCAGGACAATCCGGGCAGAGTACAACAACAATTTCTATTAAGCAAAGCATTCGAAGGACATCCGTATTCACGTTCCGTATTAGGACTGCCCGAACATTTGAAAAGCCCACGCTTGAGCAAGCTTATCGAATATTACAACACATGGTACACGCCAGAAAACATGGTACTGATTTTGGTCGGTAATGTCAATGCCCGGCAAATCAGCGGACGAATCAATGCCGCATTCGGACGTCTGCCCAAGAAAGAGACTCCCGAACGAAAAAAATACTCCGACTTAGACATTAAAGGACGTACGCAATATAATGCAAAAATAGGCTACTATCCCAGCGTATATTTGGTATATAAAGGTGTACCTGCCGGGCATCCGGACGAGAAAGCACTGGAAATAGCCATGGATTTGCTATCCAACAGCAGCAATACAGGCACTTTGAACAAGCTGGTTATTGACGGCGAGCTTACCAGCGGAGTATCCACCCCCATGACATTCAGAGAACAAGGCCGCAACGTCATCAATGTGATTCCTTTATACGATGAAAACCAACGCCGTTTCGAGTCAAACAAAAGTGCGGAAAAGAAAGCATTGAAAGCAATCCAGCAAATAGCCAACGGTGAATTCGAGAACTGGGCGGTAGAAGCCATCAAAAACAATATGTGCCGTGACTACGATCTGCAGATGGAATTCAATGAAAACAGAGCCAATGAATTGATGAATGCTTTTATCAATGAAACAGATTTAGGCAAGGTGCTAAACTATAAAGATGAGATCATGGCCATCACCAATGAAGACATCAAACGTGTAGCCAAGCAATATCTGTCTGACAACTACTTGGCGCTTTACATTGAAAAAGGCAAAAATAAAGAAGAAAACAAAATCAAAAAACCGGGCTATAAGCCTATTGAACCTCCTGTCGGTAAACAATCACTTTATGCCATACAGTTCAAAAATATGCCTATCGGGCAAGTGGATGAAAAGTTCATAGACTTCAGCGATGTACAAATCAAGAAACTGAATGACCGTTCGAAAATGTACTATACCAAGAATCCGGAAAATAACATATTCAGCCTGACTTTGAGATATGGTGTAGGAGAACACGAACTCCCCAAATTGGGCATTGCAGCAGAACTAATGAACAACGCCGGAATTATGGGTGCTTACGAGCCTCAACAATTAAAAGAGGAAATGAGCAAGCTCAATGCAACTTGTTCCGTGAATGCTGACGACAATTATCTCTATATCACCATGAGAGGTTATGAAGAAACACTGCCACAAGCCTGCCAACTCCTTGCCCGTCAGATATTGATGCCCAAACTGGACGACAAGCAATTGAGCCGTATCAAAGGATCTATACTGGGAAGTCGCCAACAACGTAAAGAAAACGTCAATTTACTGGCAAATGCCCTGACCCAATACATACGCCATCAGGATAAGTCAAACTATATTAACGAGCTGACTGACAAAGAAGTTTATGAACTACAAATCTCCGAACTGACGGGTGACATCAACCGCGCTGCTAATTATGAAGCAGAGATATTTTATTGCGGCACTTTACCATTCGACAATGCTTATGAAATATTAAGTAAAAATCTGCCATTAGTCGCCAATGAACGTCCCAGCCAATCTCCTCAAGACACTCCATTGGCATCAGTGACAGAAAATACAATCTACTTTTTACCGAACTCTGATGCAGAGCAAGCCCAAATTTCTTTCTACCTGCCTATGCAGAAATATGACAAGCAGGACGATGTTCTTCGTAATGCTTTCTATCAATACTTCTCAGGAGGATTCAATGGCTTGGTAATTAATGAGATCCGCGAAAAGCGTTCAATGGCCTACACAGCCGGAGCTTATATCGCAACCCCCGAAGTATTGGGAAACCAAACCTACATGATAGGAAGCATCGGCACGCAAAATGACAAAGCCAATGATGCCGTAGATGTATTTATGGAACTCGTCAATAATATGCCGAAAAATGCCGAACGCATAGACAATATAAAAAGCTATATGCGGCAGGAAGCTCTAAGCTCACACCCGGACTTTCGGTACAAAGCACGTGTCCTCAAGATGTACCGGCAAATGGGCTATGAGGGAGATCCGGCAAAAGAAAACCTTCCGAAAATAGACGCATTGACTTTTGATGATATCGTGAAGTTCTACGAAGAAAACATCAAGGGAAAGCCATACGCTATCGGAATCATGGGCAATCCGAAAGATATTGATCTGAAAAGATTAGAGAAATATGGCAAGGTGGTAAAAGTCAATGAACGCAAGTTGTTCAATACAAAAGACACAATGTTCTGATAACTAATCCCCAAATAAAAAGTGCATCTCAGAAGAAGCAGACATAAAGCTTTTGAGATGCACTTTTTCAATATAAAAGACCGGACAATAACCTAAAAACGGGACATTGTCCTACTACCATCAATCTCCATTCTATTCCTCAGCTCCCGAAAGAGTGGGCAAGCAAATCTTATACTTCACAGCCAAGATTCGGGTAATAAATACCGTCACCCCGCCCACAATCTGGCAAAGAAAAGGCTCCAATCCCCAAAGGCTGCACCCCCAATAAGCGGTTCCACCCACCACACACGCCATTGCATAAATCTCCTTTCGGAAAATCAAAGGAATCTCATTAATAAATACATCACGTATCACACCTCCGGCCGCACCGGTAATGCTACCCATGATAATGGCTACCCAAAACGGATATCCCAGCGCAAGACTCTTGCCCACACCTACCACTGTAAAGAGTGCCAAACCTATACTGTCGAAAATAAAAAACGTATTGTGCAAATGAATAAGATACTTTCCGAAGAAGATAACCCACAGCAAAGCAAGTCCCGTACAGATCAGATAGATAGGATCAGTCATCCAGCCGGGAGTGACATCCAGTAGCAAATCACGTATCGTACCACCACCAATAGCGGTAACAAACCCTACAACGTATGCTCCGAACCAGTCAAAACGCTTTGCCGAAGCCAAGCGTATGCCACTGATAGCAAAAGCAAATGTACCTATAAAATCGAGTATTTGAACAAATGTTGGCATATCTAAGTTAATTTATCGGCAAAGTAACAAATAATTTCCCTAAGAAAACGTATTTTTGCCTCATCATTTAAAATATTTGAAATGAAAATTACCATTGTATCGGGTGCACGCCCCAACTTTATGAAAATAGCGCCTATCTGCCGTGCCATCGACGCAGCCAGAGAAGCGGGAAAAGAAATATCCTATCGCCTGATTTATACAGGGCCTCAAAATGACACCAGTCTGGATGCCTCCCTTTTTTCCGACCTCGTTCTAAGAAAACCAGATGCCTATCTTGGCGTCAGCGGGCACGACCATTCGCAGGTAGCGGCAGAAATCATGCTCGCTTTCGAAAAAGAGCTGAATGCCCACCCCGCGCAGGTAATACTTGTGGTAGATGACATGACGGCAACCATGAGTTGTGCCATCGTTGCCAAGAAACGGGGATTGAAAGTGGCACATGTCATTGCCGGAACCCGTTCTTTCGATATGAACATGCCACGCGAGGTAAACCGCACTATTGTAGATGCCATTTCCGATTACCTTTTCACTGCCGGCATGGTAGCAAACCGCAATCTTAATCAGGAGGGCATGATACCGGAGTATATTCATTACGTAGGAAATATCCTGATAGACACCATCCGATACAACCGCCATCGTCTGATACAACCTTTATGGT
Above is a window of Bacteroides helcogenes P 36-108 DNA encoding:
- a CDS encoding trimeric intracellular cation channel family protein, with protein sequence MPTFVQILDFIGTFAFAISGIRLASAKRFDWFGAYVVGFVTAIGGGTIRDLLLDVTPGWMTDPIYLICTGLALLWVIFFGKYLIHLHNTFFIFDSIGLALFTVVGVGKSLALGYPFWVAIIMGSITGAAGGVIRDVFINEIPLIFRKEIYAMACVVGGTAYWGCSLWGLEPFLCQIVGGVTVFITRILAVKYKICLPTLSGAEE
- a CDS encoding RNA polymerase sigma factor, whose translation is MNTYSFRKDLLAVQEELLRFAYKLTADREEANDLLQETSLKALDNEDKFQPDTNFRGWMYTIMRNIFINNYRKIVREQTFVDQTDNLYHLSMPQDSGFASTESAYDLKEMHHIVNSLPRDYKVPFSMHISGFKYREIAERLGLPLGTVKSRIFFTRQKLQEELRDFI
- a CDS encoding M16 family metallopeptidase — its product is MKSFKLKPILLLAAFAISLPSFGQGLKAFKLKNGLSVYIWEDNTKSDVYGAVGVRTGAVNDPAEYTGLAHYLEHVMFKGTDKIGTLDWAAEEPIYKRIIAKYDEMADETDPIKKEVIGKEINELTIEAGKVSVSNEFSNLMESMGAKGLNAGTSYDYTIYYNSFPAFQINKWLEISSNRFINPVFRTFQSELETVYEEYNRGQDNPGRVQQQFLLSKAFEGHPYSRSVLGLPEHLKSPRLSKLIEYYNTWYTPENMVLILVGNVNARQISGRINAAFGRLPKKETPERKKYSDLDIKGRTQYNAKIGYYPSVYLVYKGVPAGHPDEKALEIAMDLLSNSSNTGTLNKLVIDGELTSGVSTPMTFREQGRNVINVIPLYDENQRRFESNKSAEKKALKAIQQIANGEFENWAVEAIKNNMCRDYDLQMEFNENRANELMNAFINETDLGKVLNYKDEIMAITNEDIKRVAKQYLSDNYLALYIEKGKNKEENKIKKPGYKPIEPPVGKQSLYAIQFKNMPIGQVDEKFIDFSDVQIKKLNDRSKMYYTKNPENNIFSLTLRYGVGEHELPKLGIAAELMNNAGIMGAYEPQQLKEEMSKLNATCSVNADDNYLYITMRGYEETLPQACQLLARQILMPKLDDKQLSRIKGSILGSRQQRKENVNLLANALTQYIRHQDKSNYINELTDKEVYELQISELTGDINRAANYEAEIFYCGTLPFDNAYEILSKNLPLVANERPSQSPQDTPLASVTENTIYFLPNSDAEQAQISFYLPMQKYDKQDDVLRNAFYQYFSGGFNGLVINEIREKRSMAYTAGAYIATPEVLGNQTYMIGSIGTQNDKANDAVDVFMELVNNMPKNAERIDNIKSYMRQEALSSHPDFRYKARVLKMYRQMGYEGDPAKENLPKIDALTFDDIVKFYEENIKGKPYAIGIMGNPKDIDLKRLEKYGKVVKVNERKLFNTKDTMF
- a CDS encoding UDP-N-acetyl glucosamine 2-epimerase, with the translated sequence MKITIVSGARPNFMKIAPICRAIDAAREAGKEISYRLIYTGPQNDTSLDASLFSDLVLRKPDAYLGVSGHDHSQVAAEIMLAFEKELNAHPAQVILVVDDMTATMSCAIVAKKRGLKVAHVIAGTRSFDMNMPREVNRTIVDAISDYLFTAGMVANRNLNQEGMIPEYIHYVGNILIDTIRYNRHRLIQPLWFSTLGLRKGNYLLLTLNRHDLLEKKAVLHSLLQTVIEKANGMPVIAPLHPYVERAVKSLELNAPNLHILPPQSYLHFGFLINQAKGIVTDSGNIAEEATFLDVPCITLNTYAEHPETWRIGTNELVGENTFALSTSLDKLLKGEWKHATLPDRWDGRTAERIVQTLIRG